TGAACCTGGGGGAGGACCTCGGGGCGCAGTCCGCGCCGCTCCTCAGTCCGGCCATGTTTCACAAGTGGATCACGCCCGCCTACGAGAAGCTCATCGCCCCCTGCGCTGAGGCCGGGATGCTGGTGGCGCTGCACAGCGACGGCAACATCATGGGGCTGATGGACGAGTTCCGCTTCGCCGGCGTGAACATCATCAACCCGCAGGACCTGTGCAACGGCATCGAGAACCTGGCCCGCGAGGTGAAGGGTCGGTTCTGCATCCGCCTCGATGTGGACCGGCAGAAGATCGTGCCCTTCGGCACGCGCAAGGAGATTCGGGAACTGATCGAGTACGAGGTCAGGACCCTCGGCGCGCCGGAGGGGGGCCTGGAGCTTATCTGCGGAGTCTACCCGCCGACACCGGCAGAGAACGTGGACGCCGTGCTCGAGGCCATGCGCGACTTCCGAACGTGGTGGTGGGACGGACGTGCCAAAGCGTGAGCGTCCTGGGCACCACAGGGTCCTCCCGCAGAAGCAGGCGGTCCGGCAGTCGGCTACTGCGTCTGGTAGGTCACGAAGCCCCGCGGAGGGACCTGGCGCCCCTCGGGTGACTGATACGCTCGTTCGGCACTGAAGTTCACCACGACGGCCCAGCCGTTGGCGAACCGCGACTCCTGCACAGTGCGGTCCGGCGTCAGGAAGCGGTGATCGGTCATCTCCACTCCCCCGACCTTCTCCAGAAACCCGCAGACATCGCGATAGGTCTTCAGGACGCGCTCAGCCTGGCTCGGGAGATCCCGGGCCGAGAGGATGAAGATCGGCATCTGGGCGTTGATCAGGTGCAGGAGGTCCC
The DNA window shown above is from Armatimonadia bacterium and carries:
- a CDS encoding glycoside hydrolase; the protein is GVYVGTSPFRLPEEYIRSQFDPAIRVPLRELVYHDSTWVTWRWNHTPNRWEQREYWDDWDLLHLINAQMPIFILSARDLPSQAERVLKTYRDVCGFLEKVGGVEMTDHRFLTPDRTVQESRFANGWAVVVNFSAERAYQSPEGRQVPPRGFVTYQTQ